Proteins from a single region of Weeksella virosa DSM 16922:
- a CDS encoding T9SS type A sorting domain-containing protein, producing the protein MKIRFTKLAKVYTNEKWTQQPAGLTFTLEGESVLGSTEIFNSSSAPLAATVITDILEVKTNDFLSLTVFDLNGKSIMTSDKKINQVGFLPSGVYLSVITTKNGRRISTKFIKK; encoded by the coding sequence TTGAAAATAAGATTTACAAAATTAGCAAAGGTCTATACCAATGAGAAATGGACACAGCAGCCAGCTGGCCTAACCTTCACGCTCGAAGGAGAAAGCGTACTAGGATCGACAGAAATATTCAACAGCTCGTCTGCCCCATTGGCTGCTACGGTAATTACAGATATTTTAGAAGTAAAAACCAACGACTTTTTGTCTCTGACAGTTTTCGACCTGAATGGTAAAAGTATTATGACTTCTGACAAAAAAATTAACCAAGTAGGATTTCTTCCTTCAGGTGTATATTTAAGCGTTATAACCACCAAAAATGGCCGAAGAATTTCGACAAAATTCATAAAAAAATAA